One window from the genome of Cricetulus griseus strain 17A/GY chromosome 2, alternate assembly CriGri-PICRH-1.0, whole genome shotgun sequence encodes:
- the LOC100769459 gene encoding C-X-C chemokine receptor type 1: MAKTEYFYWVAPDNMTWDDFEKDFGTSTRMPPTGDYFSPCKRVPISNTKALVVFYALVSLLSLLGNSLVMLVILYRRRSCSVTDVYMLNLALADLLFSLTLPFWAVSKLKGWIFGTPLCKMISLLKEVNFFSGTLLLACISVDRYLAIVHATGTLTQKRHLVKFICLGIWGLSLILSLPFAIFRQAYKPYGSGTICYEVLGEATTYFRIILRGLSHMFGFLLPLLIMLFCYGSTLRTLFKARMGQKHRAMRVIFAVVLVFLLCWLPYNMVLFSDTLLGTHLIEDTCKRRNDIDQALYITEILGFSHSCLNPIIYAFIGQNFRHEFLKMLVNCGLIRKEFLTHHRATF, translated from the coding sequence ATGGCCAAGACTGAATATTTCTACTGGGTTGCTCCTGATAATATGACATGGGATGACTTTGAGAAAGACTTTGGGACTAGCACCAGAATGCCACCTACTGGAGATTATTTCAGCCCTTGTAAGAGAGTTCCAATAAGCAACACAAAGGCTTTAGTTGTCTTTTATGCACTGGTGTCCTTGCTGAGCTTGCTGGGAAACTCGCTGGTGATGCTAGTCATCTTATACAGACGAAGGAGTTGCTCTGTCACCGATGTCTACATGCTGAACCTAGCCCTTGCCGACCTTCTCTTTTCATTGACCCTGCCCTTCTGGGCTGTCTCCAAATTGAAAGGCTGGATTTTTGGAACTCCCCTGTGCAAGATGATCTCACTCCTGAAAGAAGTCAACTTCTTCAGTGGTACCCTGCTACTGGCCTGCATCAGTGTGGACCGATACCTGGCCATCGTCCATGCCACAGGCACACTGACCCAAAAGCGCCACTTGGTTAAATTCATATGTCTAGGCATCTGGGGTCTATCTTTGATTCTGTCCCTGCCCTTTGCCATCTTCCGCCAGGCATATAAGCCATACGGTTCTGGAACAATCTGCTACGAGGTCCTGGGTGAAGCCACAACATATTTTCGGATAATTTTGCGTGGCCTGTCCCACATGTTTGGCTTCCTTCTGCCGCTGCTGATCATGCTGTTCTGCTATGGGTCCACACTGCGCACACTCTTTAAGGCCCGCATGGGGCAGAAGCACCGGGCCATGCGGGTCATCTTTGCCGTTGTGCTTGTCTTCCTGCTCTGCTGGCTGCCCTACAACATGGTCCTGTTCTCAGACACTCTCTTAGGAACCCACTTAATTGAGGACACCTGCAAGCGCCGCAATGACATTGACCAGGCCCTGTATATCACTGAGATCCTGGGCTTTTCTCACAGTTGCCTCAACCCCATCATCTATGCCTTCATTGGCCAAAATTTTCGCCATGAATTCCTCAAGATGCTTGTTAACTGTGGCCTGATTCGAAAGGAGTTTTTGACACATCATCGTGCTACTTTTTGA